A single genomic interval of Acidovorax sp. 1608163 harbors:
- a CDS encoding VRR-NUC domain-containing protein yields the protein MGPTALPPHRLYYLHNFVQALQWVRARYADLLAPPEQDFIARFAQLPEPAQALLVRLVMRRGPWFRAGKLAYEEIGDIDAAAAPLLALDWLDAAAPMALAELFALHTHREVAALFATPGPHPAQPKSLTKAVLLQALLPHHTAAQPYRQWHPASTEAVWRVAEHVIALCTRLRLMFFGNLHQDWSEFVLADLGLFQYEVVPFDAQSRAFQCRADVDHYLALHALRQALDEGAERAPLLAAALQATSPNPWLQRRRAKLLMRIGQACEKAADWALAEQAYAHCTHPGARHRRIRVHEHLGCHADALALALLAQAAPESDEESQRLARMLPRLQRAAGPLASPAPPHAKAQHRAAPTPLSRHLPPPLELALPHPGPTTSVEWALRHHWHTDEAPVFYTENALINSLFGLLCWPAVFAPLPGAFFHPFQSAPADLNAPDFVERRADLFAECLRGLEDGRYRALILERFASKQGRQSPYVFWGGLSEPLLQLALECMPAAHLRLLFERLLQAPVAHRSGLPDLVRFWPTRPAGQRYELVEVKGPGDKLQDNQIRWLQYCHAHGLPASVCHVRWLDGPGMERPNDAMAA from the coding sequence TTGGGCCCCACCGCCCTGCCCCCACACCGCCTGTACTACCTGCACAACTTTGTGCAGGCGCTGCAGTGGGTGCGCGCGCGCTATGCCGACCTGCTGGCCCCGCCCGAGCAAGACTTCATCGCCCGCTTTGCACAACTGCCCGAGCCCGCGCAAGCGCTGCTGGTGCGGCTGGTGATGCGGCGCGGGCCGTGGTTTCGCGCGGGCAAGCTGGCGTATGAAGAAATTGGCGACATCGACGCCGCCGCCGCGCCCCTGCTGGCCCTGGACTGGCTCGATGCCGCTGCCCCCATGGCGCTGGCCGAGCTGTTTGCACTGCACACCCACCGCGAGGTGGCGGCCCTGTTTGCCACCCCCGGCCCACACCCGGCGCAACCCAAGTCGCTGACCAAGGCCGTGCTGCTGCAAGCCCTGCTGCCGCACCACACCGCCGCCCAGCCCTACCGCCAATGGCACCCCGCCAGCACCGAGGCGGTGTGGCGCGTGGCAGAACACGTCATCGCGCTGTGCACGCGGCTGCGGCTCATGTTCTTTGGCAACTTGCACCAGGACTGGTCGGAATTCGTGCTGGCCGACCTGGGCCTGTTCCAGTACGAAGTGGTGCCGTTTGATGCGCAGTCGCGGGCGTTTCAATGCCGCGCCGATGTGGATCACTATCTGGCCCTGCACGCCCTGCGCCAGGCGCTGGACGAGGGGGCCGAGCGCGCGCCCCTGCTGGCCGCCGCACTGCAAGCCACCAGCCCCAACCCCTGGCTGCAGCGCCGCCGCGCCAAGCTGCTGATGCGCATCGGCCAGGCCTGCGAGAAGGCCGCCGACTGGGCGCTGGCCGAGCAGGCCTACGCCCACTGCACGCACCCCGGCGCGCGACACCGGCGCATCCGCGTGCACGAACACCTGGGCTGCCACGCCGACGCGTTGGCCCTGGCCCTGCTGGCCCAGGCCGCACCGGAGAGCGACGAAGAAAGCCAGCGACTGGCACGCATGCTGCCGCGCCTGCAACGGGCCGCCGGGCCGCTTGCCAGTCCCGCTCCACCCCATGCCAAAGCCCAGCACCGGGCAGCCCCCACCCCCCTGTCCCGTCACTTGCCCCCGCCGCTGGAGCTGGCACTGCCCCACCCCGGCCCAACCACCTCGGTGGAGTGGGCACTGCGCCACCACTGGCACACCGACGAGGCCCCCGTGTTCTACACCGAGAACGCGCTCATCAACAGCCTGTTCGGGCTGCTGTGCTGGCCTGCTGTGTTCGCGCCGCTGCCGGGGGCGTTCTTTCACCCCTTCCAAAGCGCCCCTGCCGATCTGAATGCGCCCGACTTTGTGGAGCGCCGCGCCGACCTCTTTGCCGAATGCCTGCGCGGGCTGGAGGATGGCCGTTACCGCGCCCTCATCCTGGAGCGCTTTGCCAGCAAGCAAGGGCGCCAGTCGCCCTATGTGTTTTGGGGGGGCCTGAGCGAGCCGCTGCTGCAGTTGGCCTTGGAATGCATGCCCGCTGCACACTTGCGCCTGCTGTTTGAGCGCCTGCTGCAAGCCCCGGTGGCCCACCGCAGCGGCCTGCCTGACCTGGTGCGGTTTTGGCCCACACGCCCGGCCGGTCAACGCTACGAGCTGGTCGAAGTCAAAGGCCCGGGCGACAAGCTGCAGGACAACCAGATCCGCTGGCTGCAGTATTGCCACGCCCACGGCCTGCCCGCCAGCGTGTGCCATGTGCGCTGGCTGGATGGGCCGGGCATGGAGCGCCCCAACGACGCGATGGCCGCATGA
- a CDS encoding ATP-dependent DNA helicase — translation MNAANTTPAPLAVSVRALCAFTARTGDLDLRFTPAPSALEGMESHRLVQGRRGDGYEAEVALSGLFQQLTVRGRADGFDAPRQQLEEIKTYRGQLDGVRPHQRALHWAQARVYGHLMCQARGMERLHVALVYVQTGTGQETELVETHTAADLQAHFEALCTRYLAWAHSEQQHRQARDGALAALAFPHGSFRAGQRELAVAVYRNVGPGQDGNEDGGRCLLAQAPTGIGKTLGTLFPLLQASARKGLDKLFFLTAKGTGHALALDALARVHEQLSQPTQPIAQPTAQIPPLRVLDVLARDKVCEHPDKACHGESCPLAQGFYDRLPAARQALAQHTSLWDGPAVRTTALAHDICPYYLAQEMAHWCDVAVADYHYFYDSAAMLYALTVAHGWKVGLLVDEAHNLPDRARRMYTAELHQGTLADARAAATGPVRKALDALQRQWNAIHRDQVDTYCAHTALPEAFVQALQRAIGAVAEAQTDTPLLPGDPVLALYLDALHFAAMAEQFGSHALLDVTLDAHRHGRRGTFSTLCIRNVVPAPHLAARHAAAHSSVLFSGTLTPPAFYRDLLGLPPETGWVDVESPFHSGQLAVHTVGHLSTRFADRAQSLAPMATLMAEQFARLPGNYLCFASSFDYLQRIAAQLQQAHPEVPQWQQTAGMDDAARQGFLDRFQEGGQGIGFAVLGGAFSEGVDLPGHRLIGAFIATLGLPQVNPVNEEMRRAMDRHFGAGKGYDYTYLFPGLRKVVQAAGRVIRTEQDEGVVFLIDDRYRRAPVRALLPAWWALDGALPAQAGSDGNPPRRHPSRSG, via the coding sequence ATGAACGCCGCGAACACCACGCCCGCCCCGCTCGCGGTCTCGGTGCGCGCTCTGTGTGCCTTCACCGCCCGCACGGGCGACCTGGACCTGCGCTTTACGCCCGCGCCCAGCGCGCTGGAGGGCATGGAAAGCCACCGCCTGGTGCAGGGCCGCCGGGGCGATGGCTATGAGGCCGAGGTGGCGCTGAGTGGCCTGTTCCAGCAGCTCACGGTGCGCGGGCGGGCCGACGGGTTTGACGCACCGCGCCAGCAGCTGGAAGAGATCAAGACCTACCGGGGCCAGCTGGATGGCGTGCGCCCCCACCAACGTGCATTGCACTGGGCCCAGGCCCGCGTGTACGGCCACCTCATGTGCCAGGCGCGGGGGATGGAGCGGCTGCACGTGGCACTGGTCTATGTGCAAACCGGCACGGGGCAAGAGACCGAGCTGGTCGAAACCCACACCGCCGCCGATCTGCAAGCGCACTTTGAAGCGCTGTGCACGCGCTACCTGGCCTGGGCGCACAGCGAGCAGCAGCACCGCCAGGCGCGGGATGGGGCCCTGGCAGCGCTGGCCTTTCCGCATGGCAGCTTTCGCGCCGGGCAACGCGAGCTGGCCGTGGCGGTGTACCGCAACGTGGGGCCTGGCCAAGATGGCAATGAAGACGGCGGCCGATGCCTGCTGGCCCAGGCCCCCACGGGCATTGGCAAAACGCTGGGCACGCTGTTCCCGCTGCTGCAGGCCAGCGCCCGCAAGGGGCTGGACAAGCTGTTCTTCCTCACGGCCAAGGGCACCGGCCACGCGCTGGCGCTTGATGCCTTGGCCCGTGTGCACGAGCAACTGAGCCAGCCCACACAGCCCATAGCGCAGCCCACTGCACAGATACCACCCCTGCGCGTGCTGGACGTGCTGGCACGCGACAAGGTCTGCGAGCACCCCGACAAGGCCTGCCACGGCGAATCCTGCCCGCTGGCCCAGGGCTTTTACGACCGACTGCCCGCCGCACGCCAGGCCCTGGCGCAGCACACCAGCCTATGGGACGGCCCGGCCGTGCGCACCACTGCGCTGGCGCACGACATCTGCCCCTACTACCTGGCGCAGGAGATGGCGCACTGGTGCGATGTGGCGGTGGCCGACTACCACTACTTCTACGACAGCGCCGCCATGCTGTATGCGCTGACGGTGGCGCATGGCTGGAAGGTGGGCCTGCTGGTGGACGAGGCCCACAACCTGCCCGACCGCGCCCGCCGCATGTACACCGCCGAGCTGCACCAGGGCACGCTGGCCGACGCCCGCGCTGCCGCCACCGGCCCCGTGCGCAAGGCGCTGGACGCGCTGCAACGGCAGTGGAACGCCATCCACCGCGACCAAGTGGACACGTACTGTGCACACACAGCGCTGCCCGAGGCCTTTGTGCAAGCACTGCAGCGCGCCATTGGCGCGGTGGCCGAGGCGCAGACCGATACGCCCCTGCTGCCCGGCGACCCGGTGCTGGCGCTGTACCTGGACGCCCTGCACTTTGCCGCCATGGCCGAGCAGTTCGGCAGCCACGCGCTGCTGGACGTGACGCTGGACGCCCACCGCCATGGGCGGCGCGGCACATTCAGCACGCTGTGCATTCGCAACGTGGTGCCCGCCCCGCACCTGGCGGCGCGCCACGCGGCGGCGCACAGTAGCGTGCTGTTTTCGGGCACGCTCACGCCGCCAGCGTTCTACCGCGACCTGCTGGGCCTGCCGCCCGAGACGGGCTGGGTGGATGTGGAGTCGCCCTTTCACAGCGGGCAGCTGGCGGTGCACACGGTGGGGCACCTGTCGACCCGCTTTGCCGACCGCGCGCAGTCGCTGGCGCCCATGGCAACGCTGATGGCCGAGCAGTTTGCGCGCCTGCCGGGCAACTACCTGTGCTTTGCCAGCAGCTTTGACTACCTGCAGCGCATTGCGGCCCAGCTGCAGCAGGCCCACCCCGAGGTACCCCAGTGGCAGCAAACCGCGGGCATGGACGACGCGGCCCGCCAGGGTTTTTTGGACCGTTTTCAGGAGGGCGGCCAGGGCATTGGCTTTGCCGTGCTGGGCGGTGCGTTTTCAGAAGGGGTGGACCTGCCCGGCCACCGGCTGATTGGCGCCTTCATCGCCACGCTGGGGCTGCCGCAGGTCAACCCGGTGAACGAAGAAATGCGCCGCGCGATGGACCGGCACTTTGGCGCGGGCAAGGGGTATGACTACACCTACCTCTTCCCGGGCCTGCGCAAGGTGGTGCAGGCGGCAGGAAGGGTGATTCGCACCGAGCAGGACGAGGGCGTGGTGTTTCTGATCGACGACCGCTACCGCCGCGCCCCGGTGCGGGCCCTGCTGCCCGCATGGTGGGCGCTGGATGGGGCGCTGCCAGCGCAAGCGGGGAGTGATGGGAACCCACCTCGACGCCACCCAAGCCGTTCGGGCTGA
- a CDS encoding acyl-CoA-binding protein has protein sequence MSDLNATFEAAVANSKNLAERPDNPTLLKIYALYKQATTGDNAEKKPSFSDVVGRAKWEAWEKLKGTEADAAKQLYIDLITELS, from the coding sequence ATGTCTGACCTGAACGCCACTTTTGAAGCTGCCGTAGCCAACTCCAAGAACCTGGCCGAGCGCCCTGACAACCCTACGCTGCTCAAGATCTACGCCCTGTACAAGCAGGCCACCACCGGTGACAACGCCGAGAAGAAGCCCAGCTTCTCCGACGTGGTGGGCCGCGCCAAGTGGGAAGCGTGGGAAAAGCTCAAGGGCACCGAAGCCGATGCCGCCAAGCAGCTGTACATCGACCTGATCACCGAGCTGAGCTGA
- a CDS encoding M14 family metallopeptidase, which yields MIGISQAFSPTYAVARKQFLEAAAAAGLTVESHTHPLAGREGEVLAMDVALDGPADAKQLLIVSSACHGVEGYCGSGVQVFALHDAEWRAKARDAGVAVLYIHALNPYGFSHIRRATHENVDLNRNFHTFQASLPENTAYREVAPLLLPNVWPPNAANVQAVQAFLAERGEAAWQAAITRGQHEFAQGLFYGGTAPTWSNQTLRQVLREHGSRAQRLAWIDLHTGLGPSGLGERIYAGKDDAAAVQRARQWWDGGGATPVTSIYDGSSTSAFLTGLMWTAIYDECPQAEYTGIAMEYGTVPVTEVIQALRAEHWLNIHPEAPAELAAQIKAQMLAAFYTDTDAWKGQIISQARQSLFQAVDGLARV from the coding sequence ATGATCGGTATCTCCCAAGCGTTCTCGCCTACCTACGCGGTGGCCCGCAAGCAGTTTCTGGAAGCCGCAGCAGCGGCCGGACTGACTGTGGAGTCGCACACCCACCCCCTGGCGGGGCGTGAGGGCGAGGTGCTGGCCATGGACGTGGCGCTGGACGGCCCCGCAGATGCCAAGCAACTGCTCATCGTGAGCAGCGCCTGCCACGGCGTGGAGGGCTACTGCGGCAGCGGTGTGCAGGTGTTTGCCCTGCACGATGCCGAGTGGCGCGCCAAGGCCCGTGATGCGGGTGTGGCCGTGCTCTACATCCACGCGCTCAACCCCTACGGCTTCTCGCACATCCGCCGTGCCACGCACGAGAACGTGGACCTGAACCGCAACTTCCACACCTTCCAGGCGAGCCTGCCCGAGAACACCGCCTACCGCGAAGTCGCGCCTTTGCTGCTGCCCAATGTGTGGCCGCCCAATGCTGCCAACGTGCAGGCCGTACAGGCCTTTTTGGCAGAGCGTGGCGAGGCCGCCTGGCAGGCCGCCATCACCCGGGGGCAGCACGAGTTTGCGCAGGGCTTGTTCTATGGCGGCACCGCGCCCACCTGGAGCAACCAGACCCTGCGCCAGGTGCTGCGCGAGCATGGCAGCCGTGCGCAGCGCCTGGCCTGGATCGATCTGCACACGGGCCTGGGCCCCAGCGGCCTGGGCGAGCGCATCTACGCAGGCAAAGACGATGCCGCCGCCGTGCAGCGCGCCCGCCAGTGGTGGGATGGCGGTGGCGCCACGCCCGTCACCTCCATCTACGACGGCTCGTCCACCTCGGCCTTCCTCACGGGGCTGATGTGGACCGCCATCTACGACGAATGCCCGCAGGCCGAGTACACCGGCATTGCCATGGAGTACGGCACCGTGCCGGTCACCGAAGTCATCCAGGCCCTGCGGGCCGAGCACTGGCTCAACATCCACCCCGAAGCCCCCGCCGAGCTGGCCGCACAGATCAAGGCCCAGATGCTGGCGGCCTTCTACACCGACACCGATGCATGGAAGGGCCAGATCATCAGCCAGGCGCGGCAGTCGCTGTTCCAGGCGGTGGATGGATTGGCAAGGGTTTAA
- a CDS encoding M20 aminoacylase family protein, whose translation MNVIDSIVTQAAGIAAVRRDIHAHPELCFEEVRTADVVAGKLTEWGIPVHRGLGKTGVVGIVQGRDGGACGHAIGLRADMDALPMQEFNTFAHASRHAGKMHACGHDGHTAMLLAAAQHLAQHRDFDGTVYLIFQPAEEGGGGARVMIEDGLFEKFPMQAVYGMHNWPGMPAGTMAASAGPVMASTSEFKITVRGKGGHAAMPHMGVDPVPIACQMVQAFQTIISRNKKPVDAGVISVTMIHTGEATNVVPDSCELQGTVRTFSFEVLDLIEKRMRQVAEHTCAAHDAVCDFEFVRNYPPTINTPAEALFARQVMASIVGEANALDQEPSMGAEDFAYMLQAKPGAYLFIANGDGSHREMGHGGGPCTLHNPSYDFNDDLIPLGATFWVRLAQEWLAAAKAG comes from the coding sequence ATGAACGTTATCGACTCCATCGTGACCCAGGCTGCTGGTATTGCAGCGGTGCGCCGGGACATTCACGCCCACCCCGAGCTGTGCTTTGAAGAAGTGCGCACCGCCGATGTGGTGGCGGGCAAGCTCACCGAGTGGGGCATTCCGGTGCACCGGGGTTTGGGCAAGACGGGGGTGGTGGGTATCGTGCAAGGCCGTGATGGCGGGGCCTGCGGCCATGCCATTGGCCTGCGGGCCGACATGGACGCGCTGCCCATGCAGGAGTTCAACACCTTCGCCCATGCCAGCCGGCACGCGGGCAAGATGCATGCCTGTGGCCATGACGGCCACACCGCCATGCTGCTGGCCGCCGCCCAGCACCTGGCCCAGCACCGCGATTTTGACGGCACCGTGTACCTCATCTTCCAGCCTGCAGAAGAGGGCGGTGGCGGTGCCCGCGTGATGATCGAAGACGGCCTGTTCGAAAAATTCCCCATGCAGGCCGTGTACGGCATGCACAACTGGCCGGGCATGCCCGCAGGCACCATGGCCGCCAGCGCTGGGCCGGTGATGGCGTCCACCAGCGAGTTCAAGATCACCGTGCGCGGCAAGGGCGGCCACGCCGCTATGCCCCACATGGGGGTGGACCCGGTGCCCATCGCCTGCCAGATGGTGCAGGCCTTCCAGACCATCATCAGCCGCAACAAAAAGCCGGTGGATGCGGGCGTGATCTCGGTCACCATGATCCACACGGGCGAGGCCACCAACGTGGTGCCCGACAGCTGCGAGCTGCAGGGCACGGTGCGCACCTTCTCGTTCGAGGTGCTCGACCTCATTGAAAAGCGCATGCGCCAGGTGGCCGAACACACCTGCGCTGCACACGACGCGGTGTGCGACTTCGAATTTGTGCGCAACTACCCGCCCACCATCAACACCCCGGCCGAGGCGCTGTTTGCCCGCCAGGTCATGGCCAGCATCGTGGGCGAAGCCAACGCGCTGGACCAGGAGCCCAGCATGGGCGCGGAGGACTTTGCCTACATGCTGCAGGCCAAGCCAGGGGCCTACCTCTTCATTGCCAACGGCGATGGCAGCCACCGCGAGATGGGCCACGGCGGTGGCCCCTGCACGCTGCACAACCCCAGCTACGACTTCAATGACGACCTGATCCCCCTGGGGGCCACCTTCTGGGTGCGCTTGGCGCAGGAGTGGCTGGCCGCAGCCAAGGCGGGCTGA
- the argE gene encoding acetylornithine deacetylase, giving the protein MLSPQALELAQTLVRMNTVSQNSNLELIHFVRDTLAKLGVASRLTYNADKTKANLFATLGEGKPSGIILSGHTDTVPWTGQNWSMDPLSALVQDGKLYGRGSADMKAFIALALAHAEAFLNSQAPFAVHFAFSYDEEVGCFGVKELIADLRNADIKPLACIVGEPTLMVPAIAHKGVYRYKCCVRGKEAHSSLTPSSVNAIEMAARVVGRVRDMAEGFEQHEPRFEGFDVPFSTASVGQFHGGIADNVVPRDAEFRYEFRDLPTANAAQMQAEVLAYAKSLEPAMKKVAPDAGFGFETICEIPSFLGSKDDPVTRLAQQLSGERSTTLVAFGTEAGLFKNAGIPTVVCGPGSIQQAHQPDEFVSLEQLARCEAFLQGLAAVSDFG; this is encoded by the coding sequence ATGCTCTCCCCCCAAGCCCTTGAACTTGCGCAAACCCTGGTGCGCATGAACACCGTCAGCCAGAACTCCAACCTGGAGCTGATCCACTTTGTGCGCGACACCCTCGCCAAGCTGGGCGTGGCCAGCCGCCTCACGTACAACGCCGACAAGACCAAGGCCAACCTGTTTGCCACCCTGGGCGAGGGCAAGCCCAGCGGCATCATCCTGTCAGGCCACACCGACACCGTGCCCTGGACGGGGCAAAACTGGAGCATGGACCCCTTGAGTGCGCTGGTGCAGGACGGCAAGCTCTACGGCCGCGGCAGTGCCGACATGAAAGCCTTCATCGCCCTGGCGCTGGCGCATGCAGAAGCCTTCTTGAACAGCCAGGCCCCGTTCGCGGTGCACTTTGCGTTCAGCTACGACGAGGAGGTGGGTTGCTTTGGTGTGAAGGAGCTGATTGCCGACTTGCGCAACGCAGACATCAAGCCCTTGGCCTGCATTGTGGGTGAGCCCACGCTCATGGTGCCCGCCATTGCCCACAAGGGGGTGTACCGCTACAAGTGCTGCGTGCGAGGCAAGGAAGCGCACTCGTCGCTGACACCAAGCTCCGTCAACGCCATTGAAATGGCCGCCCGCGTGGTGGGCCGCGTGCGCGACATGGCCGAGGGTTTTGAGCAGCACGAGCCCCGCTTCGAAGGCTTTGACGTGCCCTTTTCCACCGCCAGCGTGGGCCAATTCCACGGCGGCATTGCCGACAACGTGGTGCCACGCGACGCCGAGTTCCGCTACGAATTTCGCGACCTGCCCACCGCCAACGCGGCGCAGATGCAGGCCGAGGTGCTGGCCTACGCCAAGTCGCTGGAGCCCGCGATGAAGAAGGTGGCCCCAGATGCGGGCTTTGGCTTTGAGACGATCTGCGAAATCCCCAGCTTTCTGGGCAGCAAGGACGACCCCGTCACCCGCCTGGCCCAGCAGCTCAGTGGTGAGCGCAGCACCACGCTGGTGGCGTTTGGCACCGAAGCCGGGCTGTTCAAAAACGCGGGCATCCCCACCGTGGTGTGCGGACCCGGCAGCATCCAGCAGGCCCACCAGCCCGACGAGTTTGTGAGCCTGGAGCAGTTGGCACGCTGCGAGGCGTTTTTGCAGGGGCTGGCAGCCGTGTCCGACTTCGGCTAA
- a CDS encoding ABC transporter substrate-binding protein, with amino-acid sequence MNPSVLSRRQFSVGVGAAALGGFGLARAQSEGRIVLGQSAAFSGPAAQLGIQFNQGAKLFFDQLNAAGGIGKRTVEIRTLDDGYEPDRCAENTRKLIADEVFALFGYVGTPTSMAALPLFTQAKVPFFAPFTGAESLRQPFNRLVFHVRASYYDETALIVRQLVNLGLKKIAVFHQNDAYGKAGLDGVNKALGEQKLALVAAATVERNSVDVAAAVEKLVAAKPDAVVQIAAYGASAAFVRAARKAGFGGTFYNVSFVGTQALADELGKDGAGVVVSQVVPSPYQPSRQITREFLEAIKKGGDKVQANYSSMEGFVAARIFTEGLRQAQGSGKITRDSLISGLEGIGTQVISGYPVSFGPNDHSASHFVEMSMLTGDGRVRT; translated from the coding sequence ATGAATCCATCCGTTTTAAGTCGCAGACAATTTTCCGTGGGTGTCGGTGCTGCTGCCCTGGGCGGTTTTGGGCTGGCCCGTGCGCAGAGCGAGGGGCGCATCGTGTTGGGGCAATCTGCCGCATTCTCCGGCCCCGCGGCCCAATTGGGCATCCAGTTCAACCAGGGCGCCAAGCTGTTTTTTGACCAGCTTAACGCCGCTGGTGGCATCGGCAAGCGCACGGTGGAAATCCGCACCCTGGACGATGGGTATGAGCCCGACCGCTGCGCCGAAAACACCCGCAAGTTGATCGCCGACGAGGTGTTTGCCCTGTTTGGCTACGTGGGCACGCCCACCAGCATGGCGGCGCTGCCCCTGTTCACCCAGGCCAAGGTGCCGTTCTTTGCGCCGTTCACGGGGGCCGAATCGCTGCGCCAGCCGTTCAACCGCCTTGTGTTCCATGTGCGCGCCTCGTACTACGACGAAACCGCGCTCATCGTGCGCCAGCTGGTCAACCTGGGGCTCAAGAAAATTGCTGTCTTTCACCAAAACGATGCCTATGGCAAAGCTGGGCTGGACGGCGTGAACAAGGCGCTGGGCGAGCAGAAGCTGGCCCTGGTGGCCGCTGCCACGGTGGAGCGCAATTCGGTCGATGTCGCCGCTGCCGTGGAAAAACTGGTGGCTGCCAAGCCCGATGCCGTGGTTCAGATCGCAGCCTACGGTGCCAGCGCTGCCTTTGTGCGTGCAGCGCGCAAGGCCGGTTTTGGCGGCACGTTCTATAACGTGTCGTTTGTGGGCACACAGGCCCTGGCCGACGAGCTGGGCAAAGACGGTGCCGGGGTCGTGGTGTCGCAGGTCGTTCCCTCGCCCTACCAGCCCTCGCGCCAGATAACGCGCGAGTTTCTGGAGGCCATCAAAAAAGGCGGCGACAAGGTGCAGGCCAACTATTCCAGCATGGAGGGCTTTGTGGCAGCGCGCATCTTCACCGAGGGGCTGCGCCAGGCCCAGGGCAGCGGCAAGATCACCCGCGACAGCCTGATTTCCGGCCTGGAGGGCATCGGCACCCAGGTCATCTCGGGCTACCCGGTGTCGTTTGGCCCCAACGACCACTCTGCGTCGCATTTTGTGGAGATGTCTATGCTCACCGGGGATGGCAGGGTTCGCACTTAA
- a CDS encoding M66 family metalloprotease encodes MVYPVTDAELVLVKNKNVLLLAKVTTTNAAEAKPTGSLRVENSSGQLLQTIAMTAPTGAIPTTAPASPSLATAYSATIPAALINSGIVLKVSLANGQTPTTVTPRVGAENAITLMAVPVKIGSTTVDMPAGMAAYFQPKVPVGKVTEQIHATFTSTAVPTFPADEAEWSTAMGKVLGEMAALRTSESGSSRTYYYGFLPKITYGLVGLGYVPGNAAVGVGKFGSNMGVALDTMVHELGHNLSLSHAPCGVTNGDPQYPYAGGTLGGSGRYIWGYNLSTATFIDATDTSKHDAMSYCGGSSFSDYSYRKMQKHLTPADALYVTETKAAELPQELLLISGQLDASGVKVNPLKAFQGLLQAPAPGPYTLRITTTAGTVQYPFATDTLDHRSDLALFSFSVPNPGQVLSVAILRGDQVLYSSQAVAKNGIYTKASAPQMSAVEQGGVLTVQWDAQTYPYLMVTHVGDKRSTLIVDAKGGKLQLPIQGVPAGGRYELSFSDGLNAVRIEQKR; translated from the coding sequence ATGGTCTACCCGGTCACGGATGCCGAGCTGGTGCTGGTCAAGAACAAAAACGTTCTGCTGCTGGCCAAGGTCACCACCACCAACGCCGCAGAGGCCAAGCCCACGGGCAGTCTGCGTGTGGAAAACAGCAGCGGCCAGTTGCTGCAGACCATTGCAATGACGGCACCCACAGGCGCCATCCCCACCACGGCGCCCGCCTCGCCCAGCTTGGCCACGGCGTACTCCGCCACCATTCCGGCCGCGCTGATCAACAGTGGCATCGTGCTGAAGGTCAGCTTGGCCAATGGCCAGACACCCACCACCGTCACGCCGCGCGTGGGGGCAGAAAACGCCATCACGCTCATGGCGGTGCCGGTCAAAATCGGGTCCACCACCGTCGACATGCCTGCCGGCATGGCCGCCTATTTCCAGCCCAAGGTACCGGTGGGCAAGGTGACGGAGCAAATCCACGCTACCTTCACCTCCACGGCCGTTCCCACCTTCCCAGCGGACGAGGCGGAATGGTCCACCGCGATGGGCAAGGTCCTGGGTGAGATGGCGGCCCTGCGCACCAGCGAAAGCGGCAGCAGCCGCACGTACTACTACGGCTTTCTGCCGAAAATCACCTATGGGCTTGTGGGGCTAGGCTATGTGCCCGGCAATGCGGCGGTGGGGGTGGGTAAATTTGGCTCCAATATGGGCGTTGCGCTGGACACCATGGTCCATGAACTGGGTCACAACCTGAGCCTGAGCCACGCCCCCTGCGGCGTGACCAACGGCGACCCGCAGTACCCCTACGCGGGTGGCACTCTGGGCGGTAGCGGTCGTTACATCTGGGGCTACAACCTCAGCACGGCAACGTTCATTGACGCCACCGACACCAGCAAGCACGACGCCATGAGCTACTGCGGCGGCAGCAGCTTCTCGGACTACAGCTACCGCAAGATGCAAAAGCACTTGACCCCTGCGGACGCCCTGTACGTCACCGAGACCAAGGCGGCCGAGCTGCCGCAAGAGCTGCTGCTCATCAGCGGCCAGCTCGATGCCTCTGGCGTCAAGGTCAACCCGCTCAAGGCCTTCCAGGGCCTGCTGCAAGCGCCTGCGCCCGGCCCTTACACCCTGCGCATCACCACCACCGCGGGCACGGTGCAATATCCGTTTGCCACCGATACGCTGGACCACCGCTCAGACTTGGCCTTGTTCAGCTTCTCGGTGCCCAACCCGGGGCAGGTGTTATCGGTGGCCATCCTGCGCGGCGACCAGGTGCTGTACAGCAGCCAGGCCGTGGCCAAGAACGGCATCTACACCAAAGCCAGTGCGCCGCAGATGTCTGCGGTGGAGCAGGGCGGGGTGCTGACCGTGCAGTGGGATGCGCAGACCTACCCTTACCTCATGGTCACCCATGTGGGCGACAAGCGCTCCACCCTCATCGTGGACGCCAAGGGCGGCAAGTTGCAGCTGCCCATCCAGGGTGTGCCAGCGGGTGGCCGTTATGAGTTGAGCTTCTCGGATGGCCTGAACGCCGTGCGCATCGAGCAAAAGCGCTGA